A section of the Engystomops pustulosus chromosome 3, aEngPut4.maternal, whole genome shotgun sequence genome encodes:
- the TSTD1 gene encoding thiosulfate:glutathione sulfurtransferase, which produces MAARLGLLCVALRCARGTVRRAAGQGLRPQWLAVRSFSDNYGTSINYEELKDLLKNESVLVVDVREPWEVKEYGIIKGSLHIPFGDLVSALQMTPTDFEKKYEKKMPEKSNTLVFSCLAGIRSSKALDVATKLGYNRVHNYAGGFEDWTRHESPEKLS; this is translated from the exons ATGGCCGCCAGACTCGGGCTCTTGTGTGTAGCACTGCGGTGTGCCCGGGGCACGGTGCGGAGGGCGGCTGGGCAGG GTCTGAGGCCACAATGGCTTGCTGTCCGCAGCTTTTCTGACAACTATGGTACATCCATCAATTATGAAGAACTGAAAGACTTGCTGAAAAATGAGAGTGTTTTAGTCGTAGACGTTCGGGAGCCATGGGAAGTCAAAGAATATGGAATTATTAAGGGATCACTGCACATCCCAT tTGGAGATCTTGTGTCTGCGCTTCAAATGACCCCAACAGATTTTGAGAAGAAATATGAAAAGAAGATGCCTGAGAAATCCAACACCTTGGTATTTTCTTGTCTTGCTGGGATTCGAAGTAGCAAGGCTTTAGATGTAGCAACCAAACTTGGCTACAATAG AGTACACAACTATGCAGGAGGATTTGAAGATTGGACAAGGCATGAATCGCCAGAAAAACTATCCTGA